The segment ACCCACTCCAACGGGCTGGGTTGGTGATTACTCAGCAGTACAGCAATTTAACGATATTCATTTGGGGCAGGAATCGCTATTGAATGCTAGTGGGAGTAATGGTTCCATCCAGCTCCAAGGACAAAACATTCGCTTGACAGAAGGATCTGCGGCTTTACTTCAAAACCTTGGTTCACAACCGGCAGGGGGAATCACGGTCAATGCAAAAGGATCTCTAATATTGCAAGGCAATACTTCCAATGGTGAATTAGGAAGTTTGATTCAAAGTAATAACTTAAATAGTGGTCAGGTTGGAGACATTCTCATTTCTGCGGCTCAGCTATTTCTTCGAGATAGCTCTAGAATTATGTCTAGAACCCGAAGCGCCACTGCTGGAGCAAACATCAATATCAACGTTAATGGTACGACTGAAATTACTGGGTTTAACAACAGTAATCCAGCAGTGTACACAGCAGTTGCCACATTTTCAGTTGGCAGTGGCAATGCGGGTAACATCGCATTATCTACAGAAAATCTCAAGGTCTTGGATTCTGGCGCAATGATTTCGGTTGCTGCGCGTGATGGGAACACAGGCATAATCCAAGTCAATGCGGCTAAACAAGTCGAAATTGCGGGTTACAATCCAGTGGCATTTTCAGAAAGTTCTCTGTCTACCTATACCCAGGGGGCTGGCAATGCGAATCGTGCCGTGATCAACACAGCAAGATTAGTAATAACCGGGGGTGCATCTTTAGGATCCTCTACGACTGCAACAGGTTCAGCGGGTAACGTAGAAGTAAATGCTTCAGAGTCCATCGAGATTGAAGGTCAGGGAACAGCAGGAAATGCGGTTGGAACGGTCTCTCGCATCTATTCCAATGCTGAAGAGGTCAGTCCAGAGATTCAAGCTGCATTTGGATTACCCCCCATTCCCAGTGGTAATTCGGGATCTTTAACGATTAATACTCCCTCACTCCGCCTCAGCAATGGCGGCGCTGTGAGTGTCCAAAATGATGGCCCAGGCATTGGAGGAAATGTACAAATTATCGCCAATGATATCCAGCTAGAAAATCAGAGTCGCATTACTGCGGCAGCTGAATCAGGCGAGGGGGGCAATATTAACCTTCAACTTCGTGATCTCTTATTGATGCGTTCTGGTAGTAGCATTGCGGCAACAGCAGGCGGACAGGGAAATGGAGGGAATATTACCATCAATACACCCATTATCGTAGGATTAGAAAATAGTGACATTGTTGCCAACGCTGATCAGGGACGAGGCGGAAACATTCAAATTACCACTCAGGGCATTATCGGATTACAATACCGCGATCGCTTAACGCCAGAAAACGACATCACTGCTAGTTCTGAGTTCGGCGTGAACGGCACCGTTGAAGTCAACAATGTCGGCGTAGATCCCAACTCTGGCTTAGTCGAGCTATCCACAACCCTCATCGATTCAACCCAACAAGTCGCAGATGGCTGTTCTGGTTCTCAAAACAGCCGTTTTGTGATCACAGGACGCGGTGGAATGCCAGAAAATCCGGCTGAAACTGTGAGAAGTGAGCGTGCCTGGAACGATATCCGCGATCTCTCGGCTTTTCATAAACCTGCGATCGCTCAGGCTCCCAATTTATCACCCTCGATCGCTCAAGCAACCGCTTGGTATCGCCATCCCCAAACGGGCAAAGTCGAGTTGGTTGCCACTGGACCAACTAAACCTCACATTGCCGCAACCTGTGCGGCTCCTCTACAACTGCGCTCTAGTGTCAAGTAATTCGACCCTGCAATTAAATTCCTTACACAACATTTCTCTTGATGATTTTTGGGGCACATTGACTGAGTCTCCTATTTGTCAAGAGAAGCTTCTATGGTGCGATCCGTGCTACACTCCGTACTCTTGGGAATGTGTTTGACCCTCACTCTTCCGGTTCAAGCGCAACAAGTCCTTCCCGACACGACCCTCAATACTCAAGTCACACGATCGCTCAACGACTTCACCATCACAGGCGGCACGACTTCCGGCACGAATCTTTTCCATAGCTTCCAAGAATTCTCTATTCCCACAGGTGGGTCTGCTCTCTTCAACAACGCGACTAACATTCAAAATATTTTCAGTCGTGTTACGGGTAGCACCATCTCCAACATTGATGGCTTAATTCAAACCAATGGCACTGCCAATCTATTCTTGCTCAATCCCAATGGCATTCTCTTTGGTGCGAATGCTCGTTTGAATCTGGGTGGCTCATTCTTGGGAACAACTGCAAATCGTCTCAGATTTGCCGATGGTACAGAGTGGTATGCCGACAATGTAATGGCATCCCCTTTGTTAACGATGAGTGTTCCTGTGGGATTGCAAATGGGGAGCAATCCGGCATCCATTACTGTTCAAGGAACAGGACACGCTCTGAGTAATCCCAATCCTAGTGGGTTGCCTCCCATCGCTGTAATTCCCAGTGCGACAGAATTGCGCGTTCAACCAGGACAAACCCTCGCCTTGATGGGCGGCAATTTGAATCTCAATGGTGCAACTCTAAGCGCCCCACAGGGACGAGTCGAATTAGGCAGTCTGAGTGGTGCAGGTCTGATTCACCTCATTCCTACCGCCCAGGGGTATCGATTGGACTATGAGCAGGATCAGAGCTTTGGAAATATTCAACTCACCCAAAAGTCGCTTCTCGACGTGAGTGGCGTTAATGCCGGATCGGTACAGCTTCAAGGGCGAGAGATTCAATTCACCGATGGTTCACTGATCCTGTCACAAAATTTTGGTTACCTGCCGGGTGGGGAAATTCGCCTGCGAGCTTCAAACGCGATCGACATGATTGGTGCAACGGACTCACGCATTTGGAGTGGAATTCGGAGTGAAACGTTTGGCATTGCAGCAGGAAGCAACGTCAGTGTTGTTACTCCCAAGCTAACTGTCCAAGCAGGGGCAGGATTGAATACTTCAACGATAGGAACGGCTACAAGCGGGAATATTGACATTCAGGCAACTGCCATTGAAGTATCTGGTTTTTCACTCAGCAATCCTAGGAGTGTGAGTAGTCTCAGCACCTCTAGTTACTACAGTTCGGGAAATGCGGGTGACATTCTGGTCAATGGGGATAGTTTAGTCGTTTCCGGTGGCGCTTCCTTGAGTTCAGCAACCTTTGGCAGCGGTGCGAGTGGGCAAGTTGCAATTCACAACAATCAAACAACGATCACGGGCGGCAACGGCTTCGGATTCCAGAGCGCTATTGGTTCAGTCACGTTTGCAACCGGAACTGCTAAGGCTCTCACCCTGGAGACAGATCGGTTACAAATTCTCGATGGCGGAACCCTTGCAGCAACGACATTCTTTATGGGAAATGGCGGAGATCTGAGAATTAACGCGGCAGAATCTATCGAGATCAGAGGATACAATCAGAGCAATAATAGCAGCATCAACTCTTCTGTCCTATCCTTAAACCCACAACTGCGGCAGCAATTTGGGCTTCCCGATATTTTAATCGCAAATGCAGGCAGTGTTAGCAT is part of the Leptolyngbya boryana PCC 6306 genome and harbors:
- a CDS encoding two-partner secretion domain-containing protein — translated: MRQAVAGLVWVGLSTIALGYTDHILRIDRVDAQVLPDSTLGTTVQTPNNLDFTIDGGTRSGNNLFHSFNQFSVPTGGSALFNNATDIQTIFARVTGGSASNIDGLLKTNGTASLFLLNPNGILFGSNTQLNVGGSFVGTTANSIQFADGTEFSAVNPSSLPLLTMSAPIGLQMGHNPGAITVQGRGNQLFDITGFGQASAINSPAGLQAGANQTLALIGGAVTFSGGVASIQGSGHLEVGSVSRGTVGLQPTPTGWVGDYSAVQQFNDIHLGQESLLNASGSNGSIQLQGQNIRLTEGSAALLQNLGSQPAGGITVNAKGSLILQGNTSNGELGSLIQSNNLNSGQVGDILISAAQLFLRDSSRIMSRTRSATAGANININVNGTTEITGFNNSNPAVYTAVATFSVGSGNAGNIALSTENLKVLDSGAMISVAARDGNTGIIQVNAAKQVEIAGYNPVAFSESSLSTYTQGAGNANRAVINTARLVITGGASLGSSTTATGSAGNVEVNASESIEIEGQGTAGNAVGTVSRIYSNAEEVSPEIQAAFGLPPIPSGNSGSLTINTPSLRLSNGGAVSVQNDGPGIGGNVQIIANDIQLENQSRITAAAESGEGGNINLQLRDLLLMRSGSSIAATAGGQGNGGNITINTPIIVGLENSDIVANADQGRGGNIQITTQGIIGLQYRDRLTPENDITASSEFGVNGTVEVNNVGVDPNSGLVELSTTLIDSTQQVADGCSGSQNSRFVITGRGGMPENPAETVRSERAWNDIRDLSAFHKPAIAQAPNLSPSIAQATAWYRHPQTGKVELVATGPTKPHIAATCAAPLQLRSSVK
- a CDS encoding beta strand repeat-containing protein; this encodes MVRSVLHSVLLGMCLTLTLPVQAQQVLPDTTLNTQVTRSLNDFTITGGTTSGTNLFHSFQEFSIPTGGSALFNNATNIQNIFSRVTGSTISNIDGLIQTNGTANLFLLNPNGILFGANARLNLGGSFLGTTANRLRFADGTEWYADNVMASPLLTMSVPVGLQMGSNPASITVQGTGHALSNPNPSGLPPIAVIPSATELRVQPGQTLALMGGNLNLNGATLSAPQGRVELGSLSGAGLIHLIPTAQGYRLDYEQDQSFGNIQLTQKSLLDVSGVNAGSVQLQGREIQFTDGSLILSQNFGYLPGGEIRLRASNAIDMIGATDSRIWSGIRSETFGIAAGSNVSVVTPKLTVQAGAGLNTSTIGTATSGNIDIQATAIEVSGFSLSNPRSVSSLSTSSYYSSGNAGDILVNGDSLVVSGGASLSSATFGSGASGQVAIHNNQTTITGGNGFGFQSAIGSVTFATGTAKALTLETDRLQILDGGTLAATTFFMGNGGDLRINAAESIEIRGYNQSNNSSINSSVLSLNPQLRQQFGLPDILIANAGSVSISTPNLILTDRGTVSVTNQGDGNGGTLSIKANTIQLDRQASIQAQTASGNGGNIDLAVGKLLLLRSNSAIAVTSGGNGNGGNITLNSPVIVGLENSDIVANAAQGKGGNIQITTQGIIGLQYRDRTTPESDITASSGIGVDGTVEVNNVGVDPNSGLVELSTTLIDSNQQVAAGCSGTQGSSFVITGRGGVPQNPAQEVTHDLTWNDVRDLSAFHKPSIAQPPNSSPSIVEASAWYRNPQTGKVELVAAHPTFSNPSATCASKPRSTESPS